Part of the Prosthecobacter debontii genome is shown below.
TCGATTACCGGCTCCAGCGATGAAGTTGCGATAAATCAGAGGCTCATCTTTAACGACCAAAGGAATCGGCTCGAAGTCTTTCTTTTGCTTGCCTTTAGCCCCCTGCTGCCACCCTCTGGGAGTCCACTGTGAAAAGGGGGTAATATCAAAATTGCTCCCCTTCCACGCCGCAAAGACCGCGATCTCCCCCTTGGCTTGGAAATACTCTAAGCGGAAGTCATGGAGGCCCTGTGTCAGTTGAACGCTCGCCTCCTTGATCTCATATGGATGAATTCCGTCGTGTTCGACAAGGGTCTTGCCATCCAGCTTTAGCCGGATGCCGTCATCTCCAGCGATGTAAAAGCGATAACTGCCCGTGCGCGGAGCCTCCAGCTTGGCGGTGTAAACGATACCAAACTCGTTTTTGTAATCATCCAACTGCACCTGCACGAGGTTGTCGGGAATGGCCCCTTCGCGATGCGGCTTCAGTTGAGAAAAGTCGGGCAGAGCGGTCCAAGCGCCGAGGTAAAGAGCAAATCGTAAGTCCTGCAATCCCTTCCCCAGAGGCAGTACTTTCATCTTGCCGTTCATCGTCAAGGCATGCCCCGGAAAGGTACAGACAAAGGGGTAGTCCCCGGTCTTTTCAGGCGCGGTGAAGCTGAGTGTCTCCGTTTCGTGCGGATTGAGCATGCGTGAGTGGAGCCAGATGCGTTTGTCATCAGGCACCCAGTTCCGTTTCAGAGCCTCTTCCGCGTTCTCCATCTGCTTGAGTGCCATGGCGGCCGTATCCGTGCCGGGCTGACAAAAAACGATGTTATGAGGAAGGTCATCCCCATTCTCGAAGATGACTTTGACAGGCTGCCCTGGCCTCACGGTAAACTCCGTGAGGTCATACTTCATCTGGGCCGTCATCGTTTTGATGCGAATCACAGACGCTTTCTCGCCCGAGCTCTTTGGATTTGGCGAAGCTGCCTTGGCGGGAGTATTCGCGGTATCTTTAGCCGTCGGCTTGGTGCCAAGTTGATCGGAGTCAACCCTCAGGGGGCGTAACCAAATGTTGCGATAGCGCACGGGATTGAGGTGATCTTGAAGCAGAAGGTCTCCTTCTTGATCCGGGGCATCGAACTCGCGTAGGTACTGCACCACAATGCCATTGTGGATGACCGTTAACCGCGCCTTCTGATCGGGCTTGGCACGCTCAAAAAAGATGTCGTAGGTCTGCCATTCCCCGGGTTTGCGACTGGCATTCACCATCGGCGGGTATTGGCTGTAGAGCCCAGCCGCCTGACCGTCAGGATAGGTGTCGTTCTGGTAGGAATCCAGCACCTGGATTTCGGGGAAGCCACCGATATAGACTCCGCTGTTCCCACGTCCTTGGCCGTTGCCTGAAACGGTGCTTGGTGTGGCCCATTCAAGGTGCAATTGATAATCTCCACGGAACTTTTTCCGTGTGCGGATGCTGCCGCTTTTTCCCACGATCTCCATGCACCCATTCTCCACCTTCCACTGCGGCTGGTCATCCCCAGGCGGCGAATCCTTGCGCGGCTCGCGTTTCCACTGGGAGAGATCCTTGCCATCGAACAGCACCATCGCATCCGAAGGCGGAGCCCCCGCCTTCTCCGGCGTGCTGAATCCCGGCGGCGTGATCACCGGCGGTCGCGGACGCTGCATGTCATGCGCCCGATAGACACCGCCCGGCGTCATCGGTTGTTCTTTCTTGGGTTCCGCCGCATGTAGAGTGCCGGTCAAACCGAAGGCCAGGAGGAAAGAAAAACGCATGGTGATCAAGACCCGAACAAACGCCCTGCCCTCTGGGGGTCTATCATCGGGGTGGCGTCCTTTGTCGCGCAGGAGCGCGGACTCCGAGCAAGTAGCGCCGTTGAGCCTCAACGGCCTTCTCTCGGTCGGGATTCCGTTGTCACGGCGGTTGGGGCCCAACCGCCCTACTTGGGCTCTGCCTTGCTGGATGAAGCGCGGCCTCCCGAGTCCGCAGCGGGTCGCCGGAGCGTTGGATGAGGAACTGCCGGAACCCAAGCTTGGCAAAGTGCTTGAGTCATGGGCGGGTTGATTTGTTAAGCATCGCCAAAGATGTGGTGCTATTACGACAGGGCCGCTATGAACAGCGTGCCATCTAGCGAGGACGCGACAGCTTCCTTCGGCTAAACAAACACGCTATAATGCGTCACATCCCAGCCGACGCCAAACAACAACTCAAGGCTGCCTAAGGGCTTAAGTCCTTGCCATTCATACCTGCCCCATTTTCCCTGATGAGCCTTTTTTCCCAATGCAGACTGGCGCGGAAGAAAACCTTGTGAAAGCTGTGCCAGACATGCCTGACTCCGCCCTTCACTCAGATCTGGACTACATCTCCCGCTATCTCAGCCAAGGAAAGGCCGTGGTGGTCGTCGGCGCAGGCTTCAGTAAGAATGCGCAGCCGAAGCTGCGGCGTGATGGAGCAACGGCCATGACGGTCAAAATGCCGGACTGGAATGAACTGGTCCGACGCATGGCCGAAGAGCTGCATCCGAGGGATCCTGCTGCCCTGGAGCGCTGTCTGAATTCAGGCCACCTTCAAGTAGCCCAGCAGTATGAGGCGAATGAGGGACCCGAGGCTCTCAAAAGCTTCATCAAACAAGCGCTCCACGCGGTCCGCGTGGAGCCTGGAGAGCTGCACCATCAGC
Proteins encoded:
- a CDS encoding family 16 glycoside hydrolase, with translation MRFSFLLAFGLTGTLHAAEPKKEQPMTPGGVYRAHDMQRPRPPVITPPGFSTPEKAGAPPSDAMVLFDGKDLSQWKREPRKDSPPGDDQPQWKVENGCMEIVGKSGSIRTRKKFRGDYQLHLEWATPSTVSGNGQGRGNSGVYIGGFPEIQVLDSYQNDTYPDGQAAGLYSQYPPMVNASRKPGEWQTYDIFFERAKPDQKARLTVIHNGIVVQYLREFDAPDQEGDLLLQDHLNPVRYRNIWLRPLRVDSDQLGTKPTAKDTANTPAKAASPNPKSSGEKASVIRIKTMTAQMKYDLTEFTVRPGQPVKVIFENGDDLPHNIVFCQPGTDTAAMALKQMENAEEALKRNWVPDDKRIWLHSRMLNPHETETLSFTAPEKTGDYPFVCTFPGHALTMNGKMKVLPLGKGLQDLRFALYLGAWTALPDFSQLKPHREGAIPDNLVQVQLDDYKNEFGIVYTAKLEAPRTGSYRFYIAGDDGIRLKLDGKTLVEHDGIHPYEIKEASVQLTQGLHDFRLEYFQAKGEIAVFAAWKGSNFDITPFSQWTPRGWQQGAKGKQKKDFEPIPLVVKDEPLIYRNFIAGAGNRGIAVGYPGGVNIAWSAEQMNLALVWRGAFMDASKHWNSRGGGYQPPLGYDVFSPTQAEPLAVLTSTESPWPEKQDRASGYTWKGYFLDAKRCPTFMYEWKGVKVEDRGEADHQQFKRRLKFSAPLPQGTFLQVATGRIQPKDTGFIVEGGELTLEGRRFENKFVVHAPGGIAVGNQLLVPLTEAMREITLTYSWPE